From a region of the Calliphora vicina chromosome 4, idCalVici1.1, whole genome shotgun sequence genome:
- the LOC135959072 gene encoding protein HIRA homolog, with product MKLLKPSWVHHDEKPIFSVDVHQECLKFATGGQGVDSGRVVIWNLIPVLSEKAELDDAVPKMLCQMDNHLACVNCVRWSQSGLMLASCSDDKLVMIWRQSKGTSGVFGTGGIHKNPETWKCVFTLRGHSGDVLDLAWSPQDRWLASCSIDNTIIVWDAQNFPAMVAMLKGHTGLVKGVAWDPVGKYLASQSDDRSVKIWKTSDWTCSSTITEPFEECGGTTHILRLSWSPDGQYLVSAHAMNGGGPTAQIIEREGWKCDKDFVGHRKAVTCVRFHTAILKRQAPKSQKPQQYCCLAVGSRDRSLSVWMTALQRPLVVIHELFNDSILDLSWGPDKCILLACSGDGTVACLQFSENELGTPLSEEDKNSLYQRIYGKTAATLTNGSTAATDLLIENPELLACTQDKLKPPTLPTIQVTNHNNNIENNTTQSSTNGLAHSSQTIFSQNSNAMEIGQNTPVKAINKQMETRTKDGKRRITPVFIPLNQDVAETTATTNVHLNSFIRTSTEVTASAMSTDGEAVIATTSSAAVKETKPVASSSTSLTIPKANITDQERGRLDSRLVKSTSAKPRVEPFTVSKESLQAFPHFKQTPQHFGTDANNASSSSTATKSYQASTMGPKISITATTKCEYQKTALDYRIHVHNGFVPTNNGLLAKITVFRLATGKLWETFVGSPIVNFNFCLKCVMLCSLDGSMRLLDLQTGSPLMPIISLTTAAIQCAFCPKGLLVGVITECGLLRIWNIASCSAVLATTCNEIFGKHGSVLQFTITEHGVPMILFSNGQAFSYSAQLQSWLVLNTKDPIMRHGLRTSVPKELNKNYLSYPLTSIQAATTTFVTQSTGIDLNANDWQSVAKITFIENQIKLCEAINSSEELKYWYTMFAFHLAMGNNENKLRLLLNDLLGTGTRSINSQNEHILSIPKHDLLDLVLEQLKVHIKWQRIYMEYNELYQHLKTRKQEQLQRQQQQEQQKENFEKAKSPPTSSSLLATTDITTKSLEDTATTSSLNCAKLETRMDIT from the exons atGAAACTTTTAAAGCCAAGTTGGGTGCATCATGATG AAAAACCAATCTTCTCCGTTGATGTTCATCAAGAATGTCTCAAATTTGCCACTGGTGGCCAAGGTGTGGATTCCGGCCGTGTCGTGATATGGAATTTAATACCGGTGTTATCCGAAAAAGCCGAACTAGATGATGCTGTGCCGAAAATGCTATGCCAAATGGATAATCATTTGGCGTGCGTTAATTGTGTGCGCTGGTCGCAGAGCGGCCTTATGTTAGCCTCATGTTCGGATGACAAATTGGTTATGATATGGCGGCAATCGaag gGCACCAGTGGTGTCTTCGGTACCGGTGGCATACACAAAAATCCCGAAACATGGAAATGTGTTTTTACGCTTCGAGGTCATTCTGGTGATGTTCTTGACTTGGCCTGGTCACCACAAGATCGTTGGCTTGCCAGCTGTAGCATTGACAACACCATTATCGTTTGGGATGCACAAAACTTCCCCGCCATGGTGGCAATGCTCAAGGGCCATACGGGTCTAGTCAAAGGTGTTGCCTGGGATCCGGTGGGCAAATATTTAGCATCACAAAGTGACGATCGTAGTGTGAAAATCTGGAAGACCTCCGACTGGACATGTAGTAGTACGATAACGGAACCATTTGAAGAGTGCGGCGGTACAACGCACATTTTACGTTTATCATGGTCGCCAGATGGTCAGTACTTAGTGTCGGCCCATGCCATGAACGGTGGCGGACCGACAGCACAAATAATTGAACGTGAAGGCTGGAAATGTGATAAGGATTTTGTGGGTCACCGCAAAGCCGTTACTTGCGTACGCTTTCATACGGCTATTTTAAAAAGACAAGCACCCAAATCACAAAAACCCCAACAGTATTGTTGTTTGGCGGTGGGATCCCGAGATCGTTCACTCTCCGTGTGGATGACAGCCTTGCAGAGACCTCTGGTCGTGATACATGAACTCTTTAATGACAGTATTCTAGATTTATCATGGGGCCCAGATAAGTGTATTCTATTGGCGTGCAGTGGTGACGGCACCGTGGCCTGTCTACAGTTCTCCGAAAACGAATTGGGTACTCCCCTCTCAGAGGAGGATAAAAATTCACTATATCAACGTATTTATGGCAAAACAGCAGCAACTTTAACGAATGGTTCCACAGCTGCCACAGATTTACTCATAGAAAATCCCGAACTATTAGCATGTACTCAGGATAAATTAAAACCTCCTACACTGCCAACCATACAGGTTACCAACCATAATAACAACATCgaaaacaacacaacacaatCTTCCACAAATGGTTTGGCACACAGCAGCCAGAccatattttcacaaaattccaATGCTATGGAAATTGGTCAAAACACCCCGGTGAAAGCGATTAACAAACAAATGGAGACGCGTACAAAAGATGGTAAAAGGCGCATCACACCCGTGTTCATACCATTAAACCAGGATGTGGCTGAAACAACTGCAACCACGAATGttcatttaaatagttttattcgAACATCTACAGAAGTCACAGCAAGCGCCATGTCAACTGATGGAGAAGCGGTAATAGCAACGACTTCCTCTGCCGCAGTGAAGGAGACAAAACCTGTGGCAAGCAGCTCAACAAGTTTAACTATTCCTAAAGCTAATATAACAGACCAGGAAAGAGG TCGCTTGGATTCGCGTTTAGTTAAAAGCACCTCGGCAAAACCTCGCGTTGAACCATTTACCGTTTCAAAGGAATCACTGCAGGCATTTCcacattttaaacaaacaccACAACACTTTGGTACGGATGCCAACAATGCCAGCAGCTCTTCAACAGCAACTAAATCTTATCAGGCCTCTACTATGGGCCCTAAAATCTCTATAACAGCCACCACCAAGTGTGAATATCAAAAGACTGCTTTAGACTATCGCATCCATGTGCACAATGGTTTTGTGCCAACTAACAATGGTCTTTTGGCCAAAATCACCGTTTTTCGTTTAGCAACCGGCAAACTGTGGGAGACTTTTGTGG GTTCTCCCAtagttaatttcaatttttgtttgaaatgcgTAATGCTATGTAGTTTAGATGGTTCCATGCGTTTATTGGATCTGCAAACCGGTAGTCCTTTAATGCCAATTATCTCCCTAACAACAGCTGCCATACAATGTGCCTTT tgTCCCAAAGGCCTTTTAGTAGGAGTCATAACCGAATGTGGTCTTTTGCGCATTTGGAATATTGCCTCTTGTTCGGCTGTTTTAGCCACCACCTGCAACGAGATATTTGGAAAACATGGCTCTGTGTTACAGTTTACTATCACCGAACATGGTGTACCCATGATTCTATTCTCAAACGGCCAGGCCTTTTCTTACTCGGCTCAATTACAATCTTGGTTGGTGTTGAATACAAAGGATCCCATAATGCGTCATGGTTTGCGTACTTCCGTACCTAAGGAATTGAATAAGAATTACTTGTCCTATCCGCTGACATCGATACAAGCAGCTACCACTACATTTGTCACCCAGAGTACTGGTATTGATTT AAATGCCAACGATTGGCAATCGGTTGCTAAAATAACATTcattgaaaatcaaataaaactttGTGAAGCCATCAATTCATCGGAAGAGCTTAAATATTGGTACACCATGTTTGCATTTCATTTGGCCATGggcaataatgaaaataaactaCGATTGCTGCTCAACGATCTCTTGGGAACCGGCACAAGAAGTATAAACTCACAAAATGAACACATATTG AGTATACCTAAACACGATTTATTAGACTTGGTATTGGAACAATTAAAAGTACATATTAAATGGCAACGCATTTATATGGAATATAATGAATTGtatcaacatttgaaaacaCGCAAACAAGAACAGCTACAAAGACAACAACAGCAGGAACAGCAAaaggaaaattttgaaaaggcAAAATCACCACCAACATCATCTTCATTGTTAGCAACAACAGATATAACAACAAAATCCCTTGAAGATACAGCCACCACCTCTAGTTTGAATTGTGCCAAATTGGAAACTCGTATGGATATTACTTaa